A part of Thermococcus sp. LS1 genomic DNA contains:
- a CDS encoding HAD-IA family hydrolase — MDIRLVVFDLDGTLIGAPKPFAQVKEELKSRLLEMGIPEDIIGDLTPMYENLHRIAKETGRSFEELYSIMVELEVERIEESFLFDGVLDVLEFLKARGIPMAIMTRSSREATMRALEMNGIKDYFSLISTRDDVPAGEVKPNAGQLERIITAFGVEPSKVLVVGDHGYDIIPARELGALSVMITDHTAGRMSFSVEAKPNFEIKTIKGLLPLLENLLSTYVVVPAYNEERTIGTVLNDLLRYFRAEEIIVVNDGSRDKTAEVARSRGVHVLTHLVNRGLGGALGTGIAYALRKNARLILTFDADGQHLVSDALRVMKPVAEGKADFAVGSRLKGDTSEMPFVKRFGNFVLDAITAVFARKYVSDSQSGLRCFSRECASKITITCDRYAVSSEIIIEASRNGCRIVEVPIKAVYTEYSMKKGTNILEGIKIALNLLFDKLR, encoded by the coding sequence ATGGATATAAGGCTCGTCGTCTTTGACCTCGACGGAACCCTCATTGGGGCACCAAAGCCCTTTGCCCAAGTCAAGGAGGAGCTTAAATCAAGGTTGCTGGAGATGGGAATTCCCGAGGATATCATTGGTGACCTCACTCCAATGTACGAGAATCTCCATCGGATAGCGAAGGAAACGGGGAGAAGCTTTGAGGAGCTATACTCGATAATGGTCGAGCTCGAAGTGGAACGAATAGAGGAGAGCTTTCTCTTCGATGGCGTTCTCGACGTTCTGGAGTTCCTAAAGGCAAGGGGCATTCCAATGGCGATAATGACGAGGAGTTCCCGTGAGGCAACGATGAGGGCCCTTGAGATGAACGGCATTAAGGACTACTTCTCGTTGATATCCACCCGGGACGATGTTCCAGCCGGAGAAGTCAAGCCGAACGCTGGTCAGCTTGAAAGGATAATTACCGCCTTTGGGGTCGAGCCGAGCAAGGTTCTCGTCGTTGGAGATCACGGCTACGATATAATTCCCGCCCGAGAGCTAGGTGCGCTGAGCGTCATGATCACTGACCACACCGCCGGGAGGATGAGTTTCAGCGTTGAGGCGAAGCCGAACTTCGAGATTAAAACGATTAAAGGCCTCCTTCCGCTGTTGGAGAACCTATTGAGTACATACGTGGTCGTTCCTGCCTACAACGAGGAGAGAACCATTGGGACAGTTCTTAACGATCTCCTGCGCTACTTCCGGGCTGAAGAGATAATCGTCGTCAACGATGGCAGCAGGGACAAAACAGCCGAGGTAGCACGCTCCAGAGGCGTTCACGTCCTTACCCACCTTGTCAACCGAGGCCTCGGTGGGGCTCTTGGGACGGGCATTGCCTATGCCCTCAGGAAGAATGCGAGACTTATACTCACCTTTGATGCCGATGGTCAACACCTAGTGAGTGATGCCCTTCGCGTTATGAAGCCAGTCGCCGAGGGCAAAGCCGACTTTGCAGTTGGCTCGAGGCTCAAGGGCGACACGAGCGAGATGCCCTTCGTCAAGCGCTTTGGCAACTTCGTCCTTGATGCCATAACCGCGGTCTTCGCGCGGAAGTACGTCAGCGACAGCCAGAGCGGACTGAGGTGCTTTAGTCGTGAGTGTGCGTCAAAAATAACGATAACCTGCGACCGCTATGCAGTTTCAAGCGAGATAATCATAGAGGCCTCGAGGAACGGCTGCAGGATTGTGGAAGTTCCCATTAAAGCAGTCTATACGGAGTACTCCATGAAGAAGGGCACAAACATCCTGGAGGGGATCAAGATAGCTCTTAATCTGCTGTTCGATAAACTGAGGTGA
- the cas6 gene encoding CRISPR-associated endoribonuclease Cas6, producing the protein MRVEIKFRPTKEGTILPFNYNYDVYAQLIEKMAIVSPEIAREAEVSHVDYFTFSRIMVRKRELIPDRGIRVLSDDVSLYVSSSSSELIKAVVEGFIDSPILQIGEAAFIAEDIKILKEPKIKDSALFSTLSPIMVRTVKLSSNRMKIWDLYPNEEAFFDKLRKVMLMRYSAIMGSMPEDRDFNIDVIKFKPVRILVKDTYYRGSLMIFRYRGSLEIARFGYENGFGEKTRYGFGMVKVIDEELRREDQE; encoded by the coding sequence ATGAGGGTTGAGATAAAGTTTAGACCCACAAAGGAGGGCACAATTCTTCCCTTCAACTACAACTACGATGTCTATGCCCAACTCATAGAGAAGATGGCGATTGTTTCTCCCGAGATTGCCCGTGAGGCTGAAGTAAGCCACGTTGATTACTTCACATTCTCCCGCATAATGGTGAGGAAGCGCGAGCTCATCCCTGACCGGGGCATAAGAGTTCTCTCCGATGATGTTTCCCTCTATGTCTCTTCCTCCTCCAGCGAGCTCATAAAGGCCGTTGTTGAGGGCTTTATCGATAGTCCCATCCTTCAGATAGGGGAGGCTGCCTTCATAGCCGAGGATATAAAGATTTTAAAGGAGCCCAAGATAAAGGATAGTGCCCTCTTCTCGACCCTTAGTCCTATCATGGTAAGAACAGTCAAGCTCAGCAGCAACAGGATGAAGATATGGGATCTCTACCCGAACGAGGAGGCATTCTTCGATAAGCTCCGCAAGGTCATGCTGATGCGCTATTCTGCGATCATGGGTTCCATGCCTGAAGATAGGGATTTCAACATAGACGTTATCAAGTTTAAGCCCGTCCGGATACTCGTGAAGGACACATACTATCGTGGCTCTCTGATGATATTCCGCTACCGCGGCTCCCTCGAGATAGCTCGCTTTGGCTATGAGAACGGCTTTGGAGAAAAAACCAGGTATGGCTTTGGCATGGTCAAAGTAATTGATGAAGAACTAAGACGAGAAGACCAAGAGTAG
- a CDS encoding glycosyltransferase 4 family protein, with translation MIAVAPLIGLTLTLIMTPYIAERMRRAGIVGRDIHKLDQPEVPEMGGIALILALPVALSPFLTDEIARVTMVFLLFGILGVVDDLTNLRQLHKVILSLFVSIPVAVIGVSSHIDIFGFDLNLGILYPIFAVLFVTGSANLVNMLAGFNGLEIGTSAIALLFLALITDGSAQLLALTGLGVALGFLWWNKYPAKVFPGDTGTLSMGALIGLIGIIGKAEVYTAILLIPHFLDFIIKATSVRFGVRRHGKTKVLPDGTLQAPPYPSFLGAIMRKTRVNEPKLVAIVWLIEATLGLLVLVLHQLL, from the coding sequence ATGATAGCCGTTGCTCCGCTTATAGGTTTAACCCTGACACTCATCATGACGCCATACATCGCAGAAAGGATGAGAAGAGCCGGCATTGTCGGGAGGGACATTCACAAGCTTGACCAGCCGGAAGTACCGGAGATGGGTGGAATCGCCCTTATCCTGGCCCTGCCAGTCGCACTCTCGCCGTTTCTGACTGATGAGATTGCCCGGGTGACAATGGTGTTTCTCCTCTTTGGAATCCTCGGCGTTGTTGATGATCTAACCAACCTGAGGCAGCTTCACAAGGTTATCCTCTCACTTTTCGTGTCAATCCCAGTTGCTGTCATAGGGGTTTCATCCCATATCGACATCTTCGGCTTTGACCTGAACCTCGGGATACTATATCCCATCTTTGCCGTGCTCTTTGTAACGGGTTCAGCTAACTTGGTGAATATGCTTGCTGGATTCAATGGACTCGAGATTGGCACCTCCGCCATAGCACTTCTCTTCCTGGCACTGATAACAGACGGAAGTGCTCAACTGCTTGCGCTTACCGGTCTCGGTGTGGCTCTAGGCTTCCTGTGGTGGAACAAGTATCCAGCGAAAGTCTTTCCCGGCGACACTGGAACGCTCAGCATGGGGGCACTTATAGGATTAATAGGAATTATTGGAAAAGCCGAGGTTTATACCGCAATACTCCTAATCCCACACTTTTTAGACTTCATCATAAAGGCAACGAGCGTTCGCTTTGGGGTGAGAAGACACGGAAAAACTAAAGTCCTTCCGGACGGGACACTCCAAGCACCACCTTATCCGAGCTTTTTGGGGGCGATAATGAGAAAAACAAGAGTGAACGAGCCAAAGCTTGTCGCGATAGTCTGGCTGATAGAGGCTACTCTTGGTCTTCTCGTCTTAGTTCTTCATCAATTACTTTGA
- a CDS encoding MFS transporter — MRRRLLLLISLGWIFNYAHRMAIPPLIPMIKAELGINNAEAGLLMTSLLLPYALIQVPAGYFGDRIGRKRLLVLSIIGYSLSSALIIFAREYWELLAVRALYGLFSGLYYAPATALISEVYRERKGSALGVFMVGPPVGSGIAPLIVMPIALNLEWRYAFLVLSVMSLLVGLALAFAVRGEVSKPSRVSFSIPKNVFLLSAANFIVLAAFFGLLTFLVSFLVNSGVSIEMASLLFSLLSVIGIAGSLFGGGLYDRIGRRSIAVVFGLNALLTFVLTVTASPWVIIPLGLTFYSVGAIVTAYTSEKASGENLGSVMGFVNMVGFFGATVGPYFLGLLIDGFGYKMAFFSIPMMYLLAWAIIKVEEKLEEKESLSRT, encoded by the coding sequence ATGCGCCGCAGGCTTTTACTCCTTATATCCCTTGGCTGGATTTTCAACTATGCTCACAGGATGGCGATTCCACCCCTGATTCCGATGATAAAGGCCGAACTCGGAATAAACAATGCTGAGGCTGGCCTTCTGATGACCTCCCTACTTCTTCCTTACGCTCTCATCCAGGTTCCTGCAGGCTATTTCGGCGATAGAATCGGGCGGAAAAGACTCCTCGTGCTCAGCATAATAGGTTACTCACTTTCATCCGCTCTGATAATCTTTGCACGGGAGTACTGGGAGCTTCTTGCAGTTAGGGCCCTCTACGGCCTATTTTCTGGCCTCTACTATGCCCCGGCAACTGCTCTGATAAGCGAGGTCTACCGCGAGAGAAAGGGATCTGCCCTGGGTGTTTTCATGGTAGGTCCGCCGGTTGGAAGCGGAATAGCACCCCTTATAGTCATGCCCATAGCTCTCAACCTTGAGTGGCGCTATGCTTTCCTGGTTCTCTCTGTTATGAGCCTCCTCGTTGGCCTTGCGCTGGCCTTTGCCGTGAGGGGAGAAGTTTCAAAGCCAAGCAGGGTGAGCTTTTCAATCCCCAAGAACGTTTTTCTCCTGAGTGCTGCCAACTTCATAGTTCTGGCTGCCTTTTTCGGCCTTCTCACATTCCTCGTTTCGTTCCTCGTAAACTCCGGCGTCTCCATTGAGATGGCTTCCCTGCTTTTCTCGCTCCTCTCCGTCATCGGCATAGCGGGTTCTCTCTTTGGGGGAGGGCTCTACGATAGAATCGGGAGGCGGAGCATCGCGGTTGTATTTGGGCTCAACGCCTTGCTGACCTTTGTTTTGACAGTTACGGCATCGCCCTGGGTCATCATACCTCTTGGTCTCACCTTCTACTCCGTGGGAGCTATAGTCACCGCCTATACTTCGGAGAAGGCCAGTGGTGAAAACCTCGGCTCAGTCATGGGCTTCGTTAATATGGTCGGATTCTTCGGGGCAACGGTAGGTCCTTACTTCCTTGGCCTTCTGATAGATGGCTTTGGCTACAAGATGGCTTTCTTCTCAATCCCTATGATGTATCTCCTCGCCTGGGCGATAATCAAAGTTGAAGAAAAGCTGGAAGAAAAGGAAAGCCTCAGCCGTACATGA
- a CDS encoding DUF2304 domain-containing protein — translation MYAVQYITIVIVLALMVYVLGRYGRKEFEWGDFLFWESLLVGILIVAIFPVEIAKEIKRVLGLGRGLDALFVIGIGLAYILTFRVYLAVDKAEREITELTRKIAIELEEMNKRLEKIEKKL, via the coding sequence ATGTATGCGGTTCAGTACATAACTATAGTTATTGTTCTCGCCTTGATGGTCTATGTGCTTGGAAGGTATGGGCGCAAGGAATTTGAGTGGGGAGACTTCCTGTTCTGGGAGTCATTACTCGTGGGTATCTTAATAGTGGCCATATTTCCAGTCGAGATAGCCAAAGAGATAAAACGCGTTCTTGGCCTTGGTAGAGGTCTCGATGCTCTTTTCGTTATAGGCATCGGCCTTGCGTATATACTGACGTTCAGGGTTTACCTCGCTGTCGACAAAGCCGAGCGCGAGATAACCGAACTTACAAGGAAAATCGCCATAGAGCTGGAGGAGATGAACAAGCGGCTGGAGAAAATAGAGAAGAAGCTTTAA
- a CDS encoding proteasome-activating nucleotidase, with translation MSVEDVGIKPSDEYDDYIMYLKRRIRQLELQVRTLEADKERLERELSRLRMEMSRLRQPPAFAGTLIELLDEDRAIVQNYNGPRFVVRIAPWIERENLKPGARVALDQRTMAIVELLPSEKDPSVLGFEVIERPTVSYKDIGGLDKQLQELREAVELPLKHPELFEKVGIEPPKGVLLYGPPGCGKTLMAKALAHEVNATFIRVVGSELVRKFIGEGARLVHELFELAKEKAPAIIFIDEIDAIGAKRMDETTGGEREVNRTLMQLLAEMDGFDPSGNVKIIAATNRPDILDPALLRPGRFDRLIEVPLPDFKGRLEILKVHTKRMNLKGVDLRIIAEMTEGASGADLKAIVTEAGMFAIRNRREYVTQEDFLKAIEKVFGSEQRLAQQIAMHEVMYG, from the coding sequence ATGAGCGTTGAAGATGTTGGGATAAAGCCCTCCGACGAGTACGATGATTACATCATGTACCTTAAGAGGAGGATTAGGCAGCTTGAGCTCCAGGTGAGAACCCTCGAGGCAGATAAGGAGAGGCTCGAGAGAGAGCTCTCACGCTTAAGGATGGAGATGTCAAGACTCAGGCAACCACCGGCTTTCGCTGGAACGCTGATAGAGCTTCTCGACGAGGACAGGGCAATAGTCCAGAACTACAACGGCCCGCGCTTCGTCGTCAGGATAGCCCCCTGGATCGAAAGGGAGAACCTGAAGCCCGGCGCGAGGGTTGCCCTCGACCAGAGGACGATGGCCATCGTCGAGCTCCTTCCGAGCGAGAAGGATCCAAGTGTCCTTGGCTTCGAGGTCATCGAGAGGCCAACGGTGAGCTACAAGGACATAGGCGGTCTGGACAAACAGCTCCAGGAGCTGAGGGAGGCTGTGGAACTCCCTCTCAAACACCCGGAGCTCTTCGAGAAGGTCGGCATAGAGCCTCCCAAGGGCGTTCTTCTCTATGGTCCGCCCGGTTGTGGAAAGACCCTCATGGCAAAGGCCCTGGCACACGAGGTTAACGCAACATTCATCCGCGTCGTTGGAAGCGAGCTCGTGAGGAAGTTCATCGGCGAGGGCGCTCGTTTAGTCCACGAACTCTTCGAGCTGGCAAAGGAGAAGGCACCGGCCATCATATTCATCGATGAGATTGACGCCATCGGGGCGAAGAGAATGGACGAGACAACCGGTGGGGAGAGGGAGGTCAACAGAACCCTCATGCAGCTTCTCGCGGAGATGGACGGCTTCGACCCAAGTGGCAATGTCAAGATCATCGCCGCCACCAACAGGCCGGACATCCTCGATCCAGCACTCCTCAGACCCGGAAGGTTCGACAGGCTCATAGAAGTTCCACTTCCCGACTTCAAGGGCAGGCTCGAGATACTCAAGGTCCACACTAAGAGGATGAACCTCAAGGGCGTTGACCTGAGAATAATAGCAGAGATGACCGAGGGAGCGAGCGGTGCAGACCTAAAGGCCATAGTCACTGAAGCGGGAATGTTCGCTATAAGAAACAGGCGCGAGTACGTTACTCAAGAGGACTTCCTCAAAGCCATTGAGAAAGTTTTTGGCTCGGAGCAGAGGCTCGCCCAGCAGATAGCCATGCATGAGGTCATGTACGGCTGA